A single genomic interval of Aegicerativicinus sediminis harbors:
- the rplJ gene encoding 50S ribosomal protein L10, which produces MTREQKAQVIEELTAELGNNPNIYLADISGLDAGNTSDLRRACFKANVKLAVVKNTLLTKAMEASEKDFGELPNVLKGNTSVMYSETGNAPAKVIKAFRKKSDRPLLKGAFIEEAIYIGDDQLDALVDIKSREELIGDIVGLLQSPAKNVISALKSGGGKLAGILKTLSEKEG; this is translated from the coding sequence ATGACAAGAGAACAAAAAGCACAGGTAATTGAAGAGTTGACTGCAGAGTTAGGAAATAATCCTAACATCTATTTAGCTGATATTTCAGGACTAGATGCAGGAAACACTTCAGATCTACGTAGAGCTTGTTTTAAAGCTAACGTAAAACTAGCGGTTGTTAAAAATACCTTGTTGACTAAGGCAATGGAAGCTTCTGAAAAAGATTTCGGAGAACTTCCTAATGTCCTTAAAGGAAATACATCAGTGATGTATTCTGAGACAGGTAATGCACCTGCTAAAGTAATTAAAGCCTTTAGAAAAAAATCTGATAGGCCTTTGCTTAAAGGAGCTTTCATCGAAGAGGCAATTTATATAGGAGACGATCAATTAGATGCCCTAGTTGATATTAAATCTAGAGAAGAGCTTATTGGGGATATTGTTGGATTACTTCAATCTCCAGCTAAGAATGTTATTTCAGCTCTTAAATCTGGAGGCGGTAAATTGGCCGGTATCCTTAAGACCCTATCTGAGAAAGAAGGGTAA
- the rplA gene encoding 50S ribosomal protein L1, which yields MARLTKKQKEARSKVDNSKLYTLEEASALVKEITYTKFDASVDLAVRLGVDPRKANQMVRGVVSLPHGTGKDMKVLALVTPDKEEEAKEAGADYVGLDEYLDKIKSGWTDVDVIITMPSIMGKLGPLGRVLGPRGLMPNPKTGTVTMEVGKAVSEVKAGKIDFRVDKTGIVHAPIGKASFSADKLVGNANELLSTLIKLKPTAAKGTYMKSISMSSTMSPSISIDPKITK from the coding sequence ATGGCAAGATTGACTAAAAAGCAAAAGGAAGCCAGATCTAAAGTAGACAATTCAAAATTGTACACATTAGAAGAAGCTTCAGCTCTAGTAAAGGAAATTACTTACACAAAATTTGATGCCTCTGTAGACCTAGCAGTTAGACTTGGTGTAGATCCAAGAAAAGCTAACCAAATGGTTAGAGGTGTCGTTTCTCTTCCTCACGGAACTGGTAAGGATATGAAAGTGTTAGCCCTAGTAACTCCAGATAAGGAAGAAGAGGCTAAAGAAGCAGGTGCTGATTATGTTGGTTTAGATGAATATCTAGACAAGATAAAAAGCGGATGGACCGATGTTGATGTTATCATCACTATGCCTAGCATTATGGGTAAATTAGGTCCATTAGGTAGAGTATTAGGCCCACGTGGTTTAATGCCGAACCCAAAAACAGGAACCGTAACAATGGAAGTTGGTAAGGCAGTAAGTGAAGTAAAAGCTGGTAAAATCGACTTTAGAGTTGATAAAACTGGTATCGTTCACGCTCCAATTGGAAAGGCATCATTTAGTGCCGATAAGTTGGTGGGCAATGCTAATGAACTATTGTCTACGTTGATTAAATTGAAGCCTACTGCGGCTAAAGGTACGTACATGAAAAGTATTTCAATGTCTAGTACTATGAGCCCTAGTATTTCTATAGATCCAAAAATCACTAAGTAA
- the rplK gene encoding 50S ribosomal protein L11 — protein MAKELSKVVKLQVRGGAANPSPPVGPALGAAGVNIMEFCKQFNARTQDKPGKVLPVVISVYKDKSFDFVVKTPPAAVQLMEAAKVKKGSGEPNRKKVARVSWDQIRTIAEDKMQDLNAFTVDSAMKMVAGTARSMGITVRGGTAPN, from the coding sequence ATGGCAAAAGAGTTAAGTAAAGTAGTTAAGCTACAAGTTCGGGGAGGTGCCGCGAATCCTTCGCCACCGGTAGGACCCGCTTTAGGAGCTGCTGGAGTTAACATTATGGAATTTTGTAAGCAGTTCAACGCTAGGACTCAGGATAAACCTGGTAAAGTTCTTCCAGTTGTAATTTCTGTTTACAAAGACAAATCATTCGATTTTGTTGTAAAGACTCCTCCAGCTGCTGTACAGTTAATGGAAGCGGCCAAAGTAAAAAAGGGATCAGGTGAACCGAACAGAAAGAAGGTAGCAAGAGTATCTTGGGACCAAATCAGAACTATTGCAGAAGATAAAATGCAAGATTTAAATGCATTTACAGTCGATTCTGCTATGAAAATGGTTGCTGGTACTGCAAGATCCATGGGTATAACAGTTAGAGGCGGAACAGCTCCTAACTAA
- the nusG gene encoding transcription termination/antitermination protein NusG yields the protein MSETSLTKKWYVVRAVSGQENKVKTYIENEISRLGLEDYVEQVLVPTEKVIQIRNGKKINKERVYFPGYIMIQANLSGEIPHIIKSITNVIGFLGETKGGDPVPLRQSEVNRMLGKVDELALDADANVAIPFTIGETVKVIDGPFNGFDGIIEKINEEKRKLEVMVKIFGRKTPLELSYMQVEKV from the coding sequence ATGTCTGAGACAAGTTTAACAAAGAAGTGGTATGTCGTTCGAGCTGTTAGTGGACAGGAGAACAAGGTTAAGACATATATTGAAAACGAAATTTCCAGACTTGGGTTAGAGGACTACGTTGAGCAGGTATTAGTTCCAACAGAAAAAGTAATTCAAATTAGGAACGGGAAAAAAATAAACAAGGAAAGAGTTTATTTTCCTGGTTACATAATGATTCAGGCTAATCTTAGTGGAGAGATTCCTCACATTATTAAATCCATTACAAACGTTATTGGATTTTTAGGTGAAACAAAAGGAGGAGATCCTGTGCCATTAAGACAGTCTGAAGTGAATAGGATGTTAGGTAAGGTTGATGAGTTAGCCTTAGATGCCGATGCTAATGTTGCAATTCCATTCACAATTGGTGAAACTGTTAAGGTTATTGATGGTCCATTTAATGGATTCGACGGTATCATCGAAAAAATAAATGAAGAAAAGCGTAAGCTTGAAGTAATGGTTAAAATCTTTGGGAGAAAGACACCATTAGAATTGAGCTATATGCAAGTTGAAAAAGTATAA
- the secE gene encoding preprotein translocase subunit SecE, whose protein sequence is MAGIVNYIKDSFDELKNNVSWPTWQEAQSLTVLVAVFSIIFSLAIWGVDTVFSKVIQAYFNWIG, encoded by the coding sequence ATGGCTGGAATAGTAAATTATATTAAAGATTCTTTTGATGAATTAAAGAATAATGTATCGTGGCCAACATGGCAAGAAGCCCAAAGCCTAACAGTTTTGGTAGCTGTGTTTTCCATTATTTTCTCTTTAGCAATTTGGGGAGTGGATACTGTTTTCAGCAAAGTGATTCAAGCTTATTTTAATTGGATCGGTTAA
- the tuf gene encoding elongation factor Tu, with protein sequence MAKATFDRSKPHLNIGTIGHVDHGKTTLTAAITKVLADAGLSEARSFDQIDNAPEEKERGITINTSHVEYQTANRHYAHVDCPGHADYVKNMVTGAAQMDGAILVVAATDGPMPQTREHILLGRQVGIPRIVVFMNKVDMVDDEELLELVEMEIRDLLSFYEYDGDNGPVIAGSALGALNGEQKWVDTVMELMEAVDSWIEEPLREIDKPFLMPIEDVFSITGRGTVATGRIETGIAKTGDPVEIIGMGAEKLTSTITGIEMFRQILDRGEAGDNAGILLRGIEKTQISRGMVICKPGSVTPHKKFKAEVYILKKEEGGRHTPFHNNYRPQFYVRTTDVTGNIMLPDGVEMVMPGDNLTITVDLIQPIAMNVGLRFAIREGGRTVGAGQVTEILD encoded by the coding sequence ATGGCAAAGGCAACTTTCGATCGTTCAAAACCACACTTAAATATTGGTACCATTGGACACGTTGATCACGGTAAGACAACCTTAACTGCGGCTATTACTAAAGTTTTAGCTGACGCTGGTTTGTCAGAAGCTAGATCATTTGATCAAATTGATAACGCTCCTGAAGAAAAGGAGAGAGGTATTACAATTAACACTTCTCACGTAGAGTACCAAACAGCTAACCGTCACTACGCTCACGTTGACTGTCCTGGTCACGCGGATTACGTAAAGAACATGGTTACTGGTGCTGCACAAATGGATGGTGCTATCTTGGTTGTTGCTGCAACTGATGGTCCTATGCCTCAAACTCGTGAGCACATCCTTTTAGGTCGTCAGGTAGGTATTCCACGTATCGTTGTTTTCATGAACAAAGTGGATATGGTTGATGATGAAGAGCTATTAGAGCTTGTTGAAATGGAAATCCGTGACTTGTTATCTTTCTATGAATATGATGGTGACAATGGGCCTGTTATCGCTGGTTCTGCATTAGGTGCATTAAACGGTGAGCAAAAATGGGTTGATACCGTTATGGAGTTGATGGAAGCGGTTGATTCTTGGATTGAAGAGCCATTACGTGAAATCGATAAGCCTTTCTTAATGCCAATCGAGGATGTATTCTCTATTACTGGTCGTGGTACTGTTGCTACTGGTCGTATCGAAACTGGTATTGCAAAAACTGGTGACCCAGTTGAGATTATCGGTATGGGTGCTGAGAAATTAACTTCTACAATTACTGGTATCGAGATGTTCCGTCAAATTCTTGATAGAGGTGAAGCTGGTGATAACGCTGGTATCCTTCTAAGAGGTATCGAGAAGACTCAAATATCTCGTGGTATGGTAATCTGTAAGCCAGGTTCAGTAACTCCACACAAAAAATTCAAAGCTGAGGTTTATATCCTTAAGAAAGAAGAAGGTGGACGTCACACTCCATTCCATAACAACTACCGTCCACAGTTCTACGTAAGAACAACTGACGTAACAGGAAACATTATGCTTCCTGATGGAGTTGAAATGGTTATGCCTGGGGATAACTTAACAATTACAGTTGATTTGATTCAGCCAATCGCAATGAATGTTGGTCTACGTTTCGCTATCCGTGAAGGTGGTAGAACTGTAGGTGCTGGTCAGGTTACTGAAATCCTAGACTAA
- the hpf gene encoding ribosome hibernation-promoting factor, HPF/YfiA family, with the protein MKVNTQSVNFNADPKLITFIQKRMDKLDLFYDKVIQSNVYLKLDNTSSKENKIFEARVHVPGDSLVVKKQCKSFEEGADMAASSLERQLKKRKQKLRPRS; encoded by the coding sequence ATGAAAGTAAACACCCAATCAGTAAATTTCAATGCAGATCCTAAATTGATTACCTTTATCCAAAAGCGTATGGATAAGTTAGATTTATTCTACGATAAGGTGATACAATCGAATGTCTATTTGAAATTAGATAACACCAGTTCAAAAGAGAATAAAATTTTTGAGGCGCGTGTACATGTTCCTGGTGATAGTTTAGTGGTGAAAAAGCAATGCAAATCCTTTGAAGAAGGTGCAGATATGGCAGCTTCATCCTTAGAAAGGCAATTAAAAAAACGCAAACAAAAATTAAGGCCTAGGAGCTAA
- a CDS encoding tyrosine-type recombinase/integrase encodes MDWIESFIDYLAVEKKYSQHTVISYSKDLNDFNLFLRDSYGTLQYSEVNYGVIRQWIVSLVEQGLDNRSINRKTSALNSFFKFIQRAGTINSNPMVLHKALKVKKSKQMPFSKEEVYSVLDMLKEEGSSFENIRNQLIVELFYATGMRRAELVNLKLTDLQLENGVLKVLGKRNKERFIPLINVVRDRFKTYLTFRNELETIKDGEYIFLTAKGTKIYDTLVYRVINDYFSNASTKAKCSPHILRHSFATHLLNEGANLNAVKELLGHSSLAATQVYTHNSIAELKKVHFKSHPRQDS; translated from the coding sequence ATGGATTGGATTGAATCTTTTATAGATTACTTAGCCGTTGAAAAAAAATATTCACAACATACGGTAATTTCCTATTCTAAGGATTTAAATGATTTTAACCTTTTTCTACGGGATTCATATGGAACACTTCAATATTCAGAGGTTAACTATGGCGTTATAAGACAATGGATTGTTAGTCTTGTTGAGCAAGGTTTAGATAATCGATCTATCAATCGCAAAACTTCCGCTTTAAATTCATTTTTTAAATTTATCCAACGGGCAGGAACAATAAATTCAAACCCGATGGTTCTTCACAAGGCATTAAAAGTTAAAAAATCTAAACAAATGCCATTTTCCAAAGAAGAGGTTTATTCGGTTTTAGATATGTTGAAGGAGGAGGGGTCTTCCTTTGAAAATATTCGAAATCAATTAATTGTGGAATTGTTTTATGCCACTGGTATGAGACGTGCAGAATTGGTAAATCTAAAACTTACAGATTTACAATTAGAAAATGGTGTGTTAAAAGTCTTGGGTAAGAGAAATAAGGAACGTTTTATTCCGTTAATAAATGTAGTTAGAGACCGGTTTAAAACCTATTTAACTTTTAGAAACGAATTAGAAACTATTAAGGATGGTGAATATATTTTCCTCACCGCCAAAGGAACTAAAATTTACGACACTCTTGTCTATAGAGTAATAAATGATTATTTTAGTAATGCATCCACTAAGGCAAAATGTAGTCCACACATACTGAGGCACTCATTTGCGACACATTTGTTGAACGAGGGTGCCAATCTAAATGCGGTTAAGGAGTTGCTTGGGCATTCTAGCCTAGCCGCTACTCAAGTTTATACACATAATAGTATTGCAGAATTGAAAAAGGTTCATTTTAAATCTCACCCCAGACAAGATTCATAA
- the rpsU gene encoding 30S ribosomal protein S21, with product MLIIPVKDGENIDRALKRLKRKFDKTGVKRELHNRKQFTKPSIERRSQIQKAQYIQTLKDKEEI from the coding sequence ATGTTAATAATACCTGTAAAAGACGGAGAAAATATCGATAGAGCGCTAAAGCGTTTAAAGCGTAAATTTGATAAGACTGGTGTAAAGCGTGAATTGCACAATCGTAAGCAGTTTACAAAACCTTCGATTGAGAGACGCTCTCAAATTCAAAAAGCACAATATATCCAGACATTAAAGGATAAAGAAGAAATTTAA
- a CDS encoding acyl-CoA dehydrogenase family protein encodes MENLYFTEEHHLFRESLKSFLQKEVVPHVDEWEKNGTIDKAIWPKLGYMGFLGLTYPTEYGGLGLDLFYTLILLEELQKINSGGFAAAVWAHCYLAMTHLNAEGSDSIKKDYLEPSIHGEKLGCLCITEPFGGSDVAGMRTTAVKERDGYIINGSKTFITNGVYADYMVVAAKTDPTLGNKGISLFVVDSNSEGINTSKLDKLGWRASDTAEISFDNVKVGSDKMLGEENKGFPYIMQHFALERLIMAINAHARAEYALEYALHYMDERQAFGKSLDQFQALRHKVADLATEIEHCKTFNYVITAQLDAGNYPVKEATMAKLKSTKMADDVIYECLQFLGGYGYMEDYPMARLLRDSRLGPIGGGTSEILREIISKIIIDKKSYKPRI; translated from the coding sequence ATGGAAAATCTTTATTTCACAGAAGAGCATCATCTATTTAGGGAAAGTTTAAAAAGTTTTCTCCAAAAAGAGGTGGTACCTCATGTGGATGAATGGGAGAAAAATGGCACAATCGATAAGGCGATATGGCCGAAATTAGGGTATATGGGTTTTCTAGGGCTAACTTACCCTACCGAATATGGAGGGTTAGGATTAGACCTTTTCTATACTCTTATTTTATTGGAAGAATTGCAGAAAATTAATTCTGGTGGGTTTGCGGCGGCTGTTTGGGCTCATTGTTATTTGGCTATGACTCATTTAAATGCAGAGGGTAGCGATTCTATTAAAAAAGACTATTTAGAACCTAGTATCCATGGTGAAAAGTTGGGATGCTTGTGTATTACTGAACCCTTTGGGGGAAGTGATGTCGCTGGTATGCGGACCACCGCTGTAAAGGAACGGGACGGATATATTATTAATGGATCCAAAACTTTTATTACCAATGGTGTTTATGCTGACTACATGGTGGTGGCGGCAAAGACGGATCCTACTTTAGGTAATAAAGGAATTAGTCTTTTTGTTGTTGACAGTAATTCAGAAGGAATTAATACTTCTAAATTAGACAAACTAGGATGGAGAGCGTCCGATACCGCAGAAATCTCTTTTGATAATGTAAAAGTAGGTTCAGATAAGATGCTTGGAGAAGAAAACAAAGGCTTTCCATATATAATGCAGCACTTTGCTTTGGAACGTTTAATAATGGCAATTAATGCGCATGCTCGTGCAGAGTATGCATTAGAATACGCCTTGCATTATATGGACGAGCGCCAGGCATTTGGCAAATCACTTGACCAGTTTCAAGCCTTAAGGCATAAGGTCGCAGATTTGGCTACTGAAATCGAGCATTGCAAAACCTTCAATTATGTAATTACCGCCCAATTAGACGCAGGTAATTATCCAGTAAAAGAGGCAACCATGGCTAAATTGAAGTCGACCAAAATGGCTGATGATGTAATTTATGAATGTCTTCAATTTTTGGGGGGCTACGGTTATATGGAAGATTATCCCATGGCTCGTTTATTGAGAGATAGCCGTTTGGGGCCAATTGGTGGTGGTACCTCCGAAATCCTTCGGGAAATCATTTCCAAGATCATTATTGATAAGAAGTCCTACAAGCCACGTATTTAG
- a CDS encoding helix-hairpin-helix domain-containing protein: protein MKHIKSHFELTNQQRNGILFLILIIIILQGFLFFGNSRSTDNFIQDEDLVLLEKQIDSIKNIQKEKVSRVSILPFNPNFLTDYRGYILGMSTTQIDNVLKFRKTGKWINSIEDFQTVSGVSDSLMLQIEPYIKFPDWVNNPIRNTAEYKINGKPEVKEIIDLNRATLQELKMVNGIGDVLAERIITYRNSFKGGFASLIELENVYGLKPEVISILSERFQVKTPRPIETINLNSADRDRLVSVPFIDYELAHRIVEYRILHEGFKSLDELNSVKGFPENKFEQIKLYLQLN from the coding sequence ATGAAACATATTAAATCCCATTTCGAATTAACAAATCAGCAACGGAATGGGATTCTTTTTTTGATATTAATCATTATCATACTTCAGGGATTTTTGTTTTTTGGCAATTCACGCAGCACGGATAATTTTATTCAGGATGAAGATTTAGTACTTTTAGAAAAGCAGATTGATTCTATTAAAAATATCCAAAAAGAGAAAGTTTCACGAGTTTCCATTCTACCTTTCAATCCTAATTTTCTAACGGATTATAGAGGATATATTTTGGGAATGTCCACAACCCAAATCGATAATGTTTTAAAATTTAGAAAAACCGGTAAATGGATTAATTCAATTGAGGATTTTCAAACGGTTAGTGGGGTTTCAGATTCATTAATGCTTCAAATTGAGCCTTATATAAAGTTTCCAGATTGGGTTAATAATCCCATTAGGAATACAGCTGAATATAAGATAAATGGTAAGCCAGAAGTCAAAGAAATCATTGATTTGAATAGGGCAACCTTGCAGGAACTAAAAATGGTTAATGGTATTGGGGATGTTCTTGCCGAAAGGATTATTACTTACAGAAATTCATTTAAGGGCGGATTTGCTTCTTTAATTGAATTAGAAAATGTTTATGGTTTAAAACCGGAGGTGATTAGCATTTTATCTGAAAGATTTCAAGTTAAAACCCCAAGACCAATTGAGACAATTAATTTGAACTCAGCTGATAGGGACAGATTAGTTAGTGTGCCTTTTATTGATTATGAGTTGGCGCATAGAATCGTCGAATACCGCATACTTCATGAAGGATTTAAATCTCTTGATGAATTAAATTCAGTGAAAGGATTCCCGGAAAATAAATTTGAACAAATAAAATTATATTTGCAGCTTAATTAA
- a CDS encoding alanine/glycine:cation symporter family protein produces the protein MKKLVLLLFSVLFPLLTIAQESTSEKFDRVFKQYTSWFVDGIFYEIPFSENYNIPWVLIVLIGGAVFFTIYFKFINITGFRTALRVVQGKYEDIERHGADTLYADPTPNEDENIIETLRDDSAHGEVSHFQALTAALSATVGLGNIAGVAVALSIGGPGATFWMILAGLLGMASKFAECTLGVKYRDVGKDGTVYGGPMYYLTKGFREKGMGGFGKVLAVLFAIFVIGGSFGGGNMFQANQAAAQFTKLFSFESPNAGMYFGMVMAVIVAVVIIGGIKRIASVTEKIVPFMAGIYVLAALIILGANYNHIGDAFGLIYEGAFSGLGIAGGLVGVMIQGIRRGAFSNEAGVGSAAIAHSAVRTKYPASEGIVALLEPFVDTVIICTMTALVIIITNYDGQFMEYGVEIKEGVELTATAFDSVIPHFSVVLTVAVILFAFSTMISWSYYGMQGWVYLFGKGKVSDLVYKILFLIFVVIGSSISLGAVIDFSDAMIFAMVVPNIIGVVILSPIISRELKKYMNAINVKHTALEEGAEDLNKHM, from the coding sequence ATGAAGAAACTTGTACTACTTCTTTTCTCGGTTTTATTTCCATTACTTACAATAGCTCAAGAATCAACCTCAGAAAAGTTCGATCGTGTTTTTAAACAATATACAAGTTGGTTTGTTGATGGAATTTTTTATGAAATTCCTTTTTCTGAAAATTATAACATTCCGTGGGTATTAATTGTCTTAATAGGAGGTGCAGTCTTTTTTACTATTTATTTCAAATTCATAAATATTACTGGTTTTAGAACAGCACTCAGGGTTGTACAGGGGAAGTATGAGGATATAGAAAGACACGGTGCTGACACACTGTACGCTGATCCAACCCCGAATGAAGATGAAAATATAATTGAAACTCTAAGAGATGATAGTGCACATGGTGAGGTATCTCACTTCCAAGCATTAACTGCAGCTCTTTCTGCTACGGTTGGTTTAGGTAATATAGCTGGTGTGGCAGTAGCATTGTCAATTGGTGGCCCAGGGGCAACTTTCTGGATGATTTTGGCTGGTTTATTAGGTATGGCATCCAAATTTGCAGAGTGTACCTTAGGTGTAAAGTACAGGGATGTTGGAAAGGATGGTACTGTATATGGAGGCCCTATGTACTATTTAACAAAAGGATTTAGAGAAAAAGGCATGGGTGGTTTCGGGAAAGTCCTTGCAGTATTATTTGCCATATTCGTAATTGGAGGTTCCTTTGGAGGTGGAAATATGTTCCAAGCAAATCAAGCTGCGGCTCAGTTTACTAAACTATTTAGTTTTGAATCTCCTAATGCTGGCATGTATTTCGGAATGGTAATGGCCGTTATTGTAGCGGTTGTAATAATCGGAGGTATTAAAAGAATTGCCTCTGTCACTGAAAAGATTGTACCGTTTATGGCAGGTATATATGTATTAGCCGCCCTAATTATTTTAGGTGCTAACTATAATCATATAGGAGATGCATTTGGTTTGATATATGAAGGAGCATTCTCTGGACTTGGCATAGCAGGTGGTCTTGTTGGTGTGATGATACAAGGAATAAGAAGAGGAGCCTTTTCAAATGAAGCAGGAGTTGGGTCTGCTGCGATCGCTCACTCTGCGGTAAGAACAAAATATCCAGCTAGTGAAGGTATAGTAGCATTGTTAGAGCCATTTGTTGATACAGTAATCATTTGTACAATGACTGCTCTTGTAATCATAATTACCAATTATGATGGGCAATTTATGGAATATGGAGTTGAGATTAAGGAAGGTGTTGAATTAACTGCTACAGCATTTGATTCTGTCATACCTCATTTTTCAGTGGTTTTAACTGTAGCCGTTATTTTGTTTGCCTTTTCAACCATGATATCATGGTCTTATTACGGAATGCAAGGATGGGTTTATCTCTTCGGAAAAGGAAAGGTTAGTGACTTAGTATATAAAATCTTATTCTTAATATTTGTTGTTATTGGTTCTTCAATCAGTTTAGGAGCAGTAATAGACTTCTCTGACGCCATGATTTTTGCAATGGTTGTTCCAAATATTATTGGGGTCGTAATACTGTCTCCAATAATTAGTCGGGAATTAAAGAAATATATGAATGCTATTAATGTTAAGCATACAGCTTTGGAAGAAGGTGCGGAAGACCTTAACAAGCATATGTAA
- a CDS encoding potassium channel family protein, with protein MTPIFTIFRSRIYTAVFLIVILLLFGIVGFRFISGFTWLNAFYMTVITITTVGFSEVQPLDEFSKIFTIFLILTSVVILGYAISIITEYILSKNNFEEFKLKKMQKTIDSMKNHVIICGYGRNGKQAAKKLTSYNRPFVVIEQDKDVIDKSMEDIPFIHGNANEDEILRQAGIDKASSLLSALPNDSDNLFVVLSARQINKNLKIISRASQETSYQKLKLAGADNVILPDKIGGDHMASLVVVPDLIEFIDNLSIIGKSNINIEELSIDQIYNTNEVKTIRDLDLRRISGCTVIGFKTGDGDYIVNPEAETLLVPNSKIIVLGRPEQIDKLNSVYKIK; from the coding sequence ATGACCCCAATTTTCACTATTTTCAGATCCAGGATATATACGGCGGTATTTCTTATTGTTATTCTGCTGCTTTTCGGGATAGTCGGGTTTCGGTTTATTTCTGGATTTACCTGGTTGAATGCATTTTATATGACCGTAATCACAATTACTACGGTTGGTTTTAGTGAGGTTCAGCCGTTAGATGAATTTTCGAAGATATTTACCATATTCCTTATACTTACGAGTGTGGTGATTTTGGGTTATGCAATCTCCATAATAACCGAATATATTTTAAGTAAGAACAATTTTGAAGAATTTAAATTAAAGAAAATGCAGAAAACGATCGATTCCATGAAGAACCATGTTATTATATGTGGATATGGTCGGAATGGCAAACAAGCGGCCAAGAAATTAACAAGTTATAATCGGCCCTTTGTTGTTATTGAACAAGATAAGGATGTCATCGATAAATCAATGGAAGATATACCATTTATACATGGAAATGCGAATGAGGATGAAATTTTGAGACAAGCTGGTATTGATAAAGCGTCAAGTCTTTTGTCTGCGTTACCAAATGATTCAGATAATTTGTTTGTGGTACTCTCTGCACGCCAAATAAATAAGAACTTAAAAATAATAAGTAGGGCTTCACAAGAAACCTCCTATCAAAAGTTAAAATTGGCCGGAGCGGATAATGTCATTCTTCCTGATAAGATAGGTGGCGATCATATGGCTTCTTTGGTTGTGGTACCTGACCTAATTGAATTTATAGATAACCTTTCCATAATTGGTAAATCTAATATTAATATTGAAGAACTTTCCATCGACCAGATCTATAATACCAATGAGGTAAAGACTATTCGCGATTTAGATTTGAGGAGAATATCTGGTTGCACGGTAATCGGCTTTAAAACTGGTGATGGCGACTATATTGTAAATCCAGAGGCTGAAACTTTATTGGTGCCAAATTCTAAGATTATTGTATTGGGAAGGCCAGAACAGATAGACAAATTAAATTCAGTCTACAAGATAAAGTAG
- a CDS encoding PspC domain-containing protein, protein MNIIYKPLLFFQKHGYYVCQRIADRIGIRAKVVRTSFMYLTFVTLGFGFALYLFLAFWMRIKDLVYTKRTSVFDL, encoded by the coding sequence ATGAATATAATTTATAAGCCTTTACTTTTTTTCCAGAAGCATGGTTATTATGTATGCCAGAGAATCGCAGACCGTATTGGAATTCGCGCGAAAGTAGTTCGAACATCGTTCATGTACCTCACCTTCGTTACTTTAGGTTTTGGATTTGCACTATACCTATTCTTGGCATTTTGGATGAGGATTAAAGATTTAGTTTATACTAAACGAACATCAGTATTCGACCTATAA